The Colletotrichum higginsianum IMI 349063 chromosome 2, whole genome shotgun sequence genome has a segment encoding these proteins:
- a CDS encoding Mitochondrial carrier protein, which produces MSLSPGLNVSLAGAIAAFGVDLLVHPVDTLITRTQSPAYKTHYKTANGSFNRALFQGLYQGFGPTLVTGMPAAATFFTIYEGLKKAAHDARAAGHLQGVPLPVLHGASSAAADLVACAIINPAEVIKQNAQVYQQSEGPSGHRRSPTVTMLRKFAKQPTRLWAGYTTLAASSIPGTCLMFLLYEELAARLLGKLDRKDGQGESRSLLQQVQIHTLSAGVAGACSSLLFVPVDVVKTRMRLAAGSQRPAPRKFFTAAGIHGSVAKNLEHVQHPGAQGPLRVAQGVFRAEGLRGLFRGGTLTCVAAGVGGGLGLGCYEGFKQYFQQSPKTQDEVFL; this is translated from the exons ATGTCTCTCAGCCCTGGCTTAAACGTATCGCTG GCCGGCGCGATCGCCGCTTTCGGCGTagacctcctcgtccacccGGTCGACACACTCATCACCCGCACCCAGTCGCCCGCCTACAAGACGCACTACAAGACCGCCAATGGATCCTTCAACCGCGCCCTCTTCCAGGGGCTCTACCAGGGCTTCGGCCCGACGCTCGTCACCGGCatgccggccgccgccaccttcTTCACCATCTACGAGGGcctcaagaaggccgcccaCGACGCCCGGGCCGCGGGGCACCTCCAGGGCGTGCCCCTCCCCGTGCTCcacggcgccagcagcgccgccgccgacctcgtcgcctgcgccatcatcaacccgGCCGAGGTCATCAAGCAGAACGCGCAGGTGTACCAGCAGAGCGAGGGGCCGTCGGGCCACCGCCGGTCGCCTACGGTGACGATGCTGAGGAAGTTTGCGAAGCAGCCCACGCGGTTGTGGGCCGGCTACACGACGCTGGCGGCTAGCAGCATCCCCGGGACGTGCCTCATGTTTCTTCTCTACGAGGAGCTGGCGGCCAGGCTACTCGGGAAGCTGGATCGCAAGGACGGCCAAGGGGAGAGTAGAAGCCTCTTGCAGCAGGTCCAGATCCACACGCTGAGCGCGggtgtcgccggcgcctgctcttccctcctcttcgtcccggtcgacgtcgtgaagacgaggatgaggcTCGCGGCGGGGAGCCAGAGGCCGGCCCCGCGCAAGTTCTTCACCGCAGCCGGGATCCACGGCAGCGTCGCGAAGAACCTCGAGCATGTCCAGCACCCGGGCGCCCAGGGCCCCCTGCGTGTGGCACAAGGTGTCTTCCGCGCCGAGGGGCTTCGTGGCTTGTTCCGAGGCGGTACTCTGACCTGCGTGGCCGCCGGTGTCGGGGGCGGGCTGGGTCTTGGGTGCTACGAGGGCTTCAAACAGTATTTCCAGCAATCCCCAAAGACACAGGACGAGGTGTTCCTCTAG
- a CDS encoding Peptidase m23b translates to MRSASILVALAALAGMTAAKRDCRRDKANPGLGWYWIVQGDTLNEIAADLGTSVQKIVDLNDFITNPDSIPSWKTIVVPCKP, encoded by the coding sequence ATGCGGTCCGcctccatcctcgtcgctctcgccgccctcgccggcatgACCGCCGCCAAGCGCGACTGCAGAAGAGACAAAGCCAACCCCGGCCTGGGCTGGTACTGGATCGTCCAGGGCGACACCCTCAACGAGATCGCGGCCGACTTGGGCACCAGTGTTCAGAAGATCGTAGACCTGAACGACTTCATCACGAACCCAGACTCCATCCCGTCCTGGAAGACCATCGTCGTTCCCTGCAAGCCTTAG
- a CDS encoding Coiled-coil domain-containing protein 25 yields the protein MVYYFTSKAVDPAAFIYVGKDKFERWGRENGWYRLDKEDARGLMTAATDEELIKYGWEEDVWFVALFHADKLSSAHIYLRLPDPKDASVESPMTWDAIPEPLLVDLAQLTKANSIEGNKKDNVTVIYTPWSNLRKDGSMEVGQVSFKDPRKVKKILVPQRENPVVNRLNKTRVERKPDLQQEREDRLKELRKRDQAASLARKREEARIAQERKEKKWQKDHAYDDIFTEENMESTSNQNRDPDWEDDFM from the exons ATGGTCTACTACTTTACCTCCAAGGCCGTGGATCCGGCCGCCTTCATCTACGTCGGCAAAGACAAGTTCGAGA GATGGGGCCGTGAGAACGGATGGTATAGGCTCGATAAAGAGGACGCAAGAGGactgatgacggcggcgacagaTGAGGAACTGATCAAGTACGgctgggaggaggatgtcTGGTtcgtcgccctt TTCCACGCCGACAAGCTCTCCTCGGCCCACATCTACCTCAGGCTCCCGGACCCCAAGGACGCCTCGGTCGAGAGCCCGATGACCTGGGACGCCATCCCCGAGCCCCtgctcgtcgacctcgcccagCTCACAAAGGCCAACTCCATCGAGGGCAACAAGAAGGACAACGTCACCGTCATCTACACGCCCTGGTCCAACCTCCGCAAGGACGGCAGCATGGAGGTCGGCCAGGTCTCCTTCAAGGACCCGCGCAAGGTCAAGAAGATCCTCGTCCCGCAGCGCGAGAACCCCGTCGTCAACCGCCTCAACAAGACGCGCGTCGAGCGCAAGCCCGACCTCCAGCAGGAGCGCGAGGACAGGCTCAAGGAGCTGCGCAAGAGGGACCAGGCTGCCTCGCTCGCGAGG AAACGAGAAGAGGCCCGCATCGCCCAGGAgcgcaaggagaagaagtggCAAAAGGATCACGCCTACGACGACATCTTCACCGAGGAGAACATGGAGTCCACGAGCAACCAGAACCGCGACCCCGACTGGGAGGACGACTTCATGTAG
- a CDS encoding Trihydroxynaphthalene reductase, protein MPGVTSDSKGSKYDAIPGPLGLGSASLQGKVALVTGAGRGIGREMAMELGRRGAKVIVNYANSAETAEEVVQAIKKAGSDAASIKANVSDVDQIVRMFAEAKKIFGQLNIVCSNSGVVSFGHVKDVTPEEFDRVFAINTRGQFFVAREAYKNLEVGGRLILMGSITGQAKGVPKHAVYSGSKGTIETFVRCMAIDFGDKKITVNAVAPGGIKTDMYRDVCREYIPGGAELDDEGVDEYAAGWSPMHRVGLPIDIARVVCFLASQDGEWINGKVIGIDGAACM, encoded by the exons ATGCCTGGCGTTACCTCCGACTCCAAGGGTTCCAAGTACGATGCCATCCCCGGCCCTCTGGGTCTGGGCTCTGCGTCCCTCCAGGGCAAGGTTGCTCTCGTCACCGGTGCCG GCCGTGGCATTGGTCGTGAGATGGCCATGgagctcggccgccgcggcgccaaGGTCATTGTGAACTACGCCAACAGcgccgagaccgccgaggaggtcgtccaggccatcaagaaggccggcTCCGACGCCGCCTCCATCAAGGCCAACGTCTCCGACGTCGACCAGATCGTCCGCAtgttcgccgaggccaagaagatcTTTGGCCAGCTCAACATCGTCTGCTCCAACAGCGGCGTCGTCTCCTTCGGCCACGTCAAGGACGTCACCCCCGAGGAGTTCGACCGCGTCTTCGCCATCAACACCCGCGGCCAGttcttcgtcgcccgcgaggcctacaagaacctcgaggtcggcggccgccTCATCCTCATGGGCTCCATCACCggccaggccaagggcgtcCCCAAGCACGCCGTCTACTCCGGCTCCAAGGGCACCATCGAGACATTTGTCCGCTGCATGGCCATCGACTTTGGTGACAAGAAGATCaccgtcaacgccgtcgcccccggTGGCATCAAGACCGACATGTACCG TGACGTCTGCCGCGAGTACATCCCCGGtggcgccgagctcgacgacgaaggtGTCGATGAGTACGCCGCCGGCTGGTCCCCCATGCACCGCGTCGGTCTCCCCATCGACATTGCCCGCGTCGTCTGCTTCCTCGCCTCCCAGGACGGCGAGTGGATCAACGGCAAGgtcatcggcatcgacggTGCCGCTTGCATGTAA
- a CDS encoding XFP domain-containing protein, producing the protein MAGQVLQEANPPPLPSHLPDSILDLAVQTDKKPLDEKDAKSLRDYQNAACYIAAAMIFLRDNVLLESELKLEHIKPRLLGHWGTCPGLILVWSHLNRLIRNHDMDMIYVIGPGHGAPAALAALWLEGSLERFYPGEYDVSKQGLHNLITSHINSETPGSIHEGGELGYALSVSFGAVMDNPDLIVTCVVGDGEAESGPTAGAWHAIKYLDPRESGAVIPILHINGFKISERTIFGCMDDKEIVALFSGYGYQVCIVEDLADINTDLSSALEWAVAEVKKIQQAARSGEAIAKPRWPMIALRTPKGWTGPKEVDGVIVEGSYKSHQVPLAKAGSDEAQLGQLHDWLSSYDIGNLLPEGKPTDSVLGAIPTNDAKKLGQLKATYDPYVGLKLPDWKPLAVSPGEQNSCMKVTGTLLDKVMQENPHGFRMFSPDELESNKLDAVLEHTGRNFQWDQYSRNQGGRVIEILSEHCCQGFMQGYTLTGRVGLFPSYESFLGIVHTMMVQYAKFNKIAKQVKWRGDLASINYIETSTWARQEHNGFSHQNPSFIGAVLNLKAEAARVYLPPDANCFLSTVHHCLKSKNYVNLVIGSKQLTPTYLDADAAAEHCRLGASTWSFASTDGGANPDVVLVGVGVEVTLEVLKAAELLRTLAPELRVRVVNVTDLMVLKAEAKHPHALSRQKFLEVFTDDRDVCFNYHGYPTELQGLLFGRPSLDRVTVEGYREEGSTTTPFDMMLVNCVSRYDVAIRALKGGAKVNDKVKAVLDDKIKEVEATVKKIRDYILENGKDPDDLYDTPKF; encoded by the exons ATGGCTGGACAAGTCCTCCAAGAGGCGAACCCGCCTCCGCTGCCCTCCCACTTGCCCGACAgcatcctcgacctcgctgTCCAGACGGACAAGAAGCCTTTGGACGAAAAAGATGCAAAGTCTCTGCGCGACTACCAGAATGCCGCCTGCTATATCGCTGCCG CGATGATCTTTCTGCGGGACAACGTGCTGCTGGAGTCAGAGCTTAAGCTTGAGCACATCAAACCCCGATTGCTGG GTCACTGGGGCACCTGTCCCGGCCTCATTCTGGTATGGTCCCACCTCAACCGTCTGATTCGCAACCATGACATGGACATGATCTATGTCATCGGTCCGGGTCACGGCGCACCCGCGGCTCTGGCGGCCCTTTGGCTCGAAGGCTCGCTCGAGAGGTTCTACCCCGGCGAGTACGATGTCAGCAAGCAGGGCCTGCACAACCTCATCACAAG TCACATCAACTCCGAGACGCCCGGCTCCATTCACGAGGGCGGTGAGCTTGGCTATGCGTTGTCCGTGtccttcggcgccgtcatggACAACCCCGACCTCATCGTGACCTGtgttgtcggcgacggcgaagccgagAGTGGCCCCACTGCCGG TGCCTGGCATGCCATCAAGTATCTCGACCCCAGGGAGTCGGGTGCTGTGATCCCCATTCTCCACATCAACGGGTTCAAGATCAGTGAGCGCACCATCTTTGGCTGCATGGACGACAAGGAGATTGTTGCGCTGTTCTCGGGCTACGGTTACCAAGTGTGCATTGTCGAAGACCTCGCAGACATCAACACCGACCTCTCCAGCGCTCTGGAATGGGCGGTGGCCGAGGTCAAGAAGATCCAGCAGGCCGCACGCTCTGGTGAGGCTATTGCCAAGCCGCGATGGCCCATGATTGCCTTGCGCACACCCAAG GGATGGACTGGGCCCAAGGAGGTTGACGGtgtcatcgtcgagggctCCTACAAATCCCACCAAGTACCTttggccaaggccggctCAGATGAGGCCCAGCTCGGACAGCTGCACGACTGGCTATCCAGCTACGACATTGGCAATCTCTTGCCCGAGGGAAAGCCGACCGACAGCGTCCTCGGGGCGATTCCCACGAATGATGCTAAGAAGCTTGGCCAGCTTAAGGCGACCTACGACCCGTACGTAGGGCTCAAGCTCCCCGACTGGAAGCCCCTCGCCGTCAGCCCTGGCGAGCAGAACAGCTGCATGAAGGTGACGGGGACGCTCCTCGACAAAGTAATGCAGGAGAACCCACACGGCTTCCGCATGTTCTCGCCAGACGAGCTCGAGAGCAACaagctcgacgccgtgctAGAGCACACGGGCCGCAACTTCCAATGGGACCAGTACTCGCGCAACCAAGGCGGCAGGGTCATTGAGATCCTCTCGGAGCACTGCTGCCAGGGCTTCATGCAAGGATACACCCTCACGGGCCGCGTCGGCCTGTTCCCCAGCTACGAGTCGTTCCTGGGCATCGTGCACACGATGATGGTGCAGTATGCCAAGTTCAACAAGATTGCCAAGCAAGTGAAGTGGCGCGGGGATCTGGCGTCCATTAACTACATCGAGACGAGCACGTGGGCTCGTCAGGAGCACAACGGATTCTCCCATCAGAATCCGTCCTTTATCGGCGCAGTTCTCAACCTCAAGGCCGAAGCCGCAAGA GTCTATCTCCCGCCCGACGCCAACTGCTTCCTGAGCACCGTCCACCACTGCCTCAAGTCTAAGAACTACGTCAACCTTGTCATCGGTTCCAAGCAGCTCACGCCGACGTacctcgatgccgacgccgcggcaGAGCACTGCCGGCTCGGCGCGAGCACGTGGTCTTTTGCCTCgaccgacggcggcgccaaccCGGACGTGGTCCTcgtgggcgtcggcgtcgaggtcacTTTGGAGGTCCTCAAAGCTGCGGAGCTGCTGCGAACGCTAGCGCCCGAGCTCCGCGTTCGCGTCGTCAACGTCACGGATCTCATGGTTCTCAAAGCCGAGGCTAAACATCCACACGCGCTGTCGAGGCAGAAGTTCCTCGAAGTTTTCACTGATGACCGGGACGTGTGTTTCAACTACCATGGCTATCCCACTGAGCTCCAGGGGTTGTTGTTTGGACGGCCGAGCCTGGACAGGGTAACTGTCGAGGGCTATCGTGAGGAGGGAAGTACGACAACGCCGTTTGACATGATGCTTGTCAACTGCGTGAGCCGATACGACGTGGCGATTCGTGCACTGAAGGGCGGTGCCAAGGTGAAtgacaaggtcaaggccgtGCTTGATgacaagatcaaggaggTGGAGGCGACGGTGAAGAAGATCCGGGATTATATCCTGGAGAACGGAAAAG ACCCCGACGACCTTTACGACACTCCCAAGTTTTAA
- a CDS encoding Catalase — MASIVPDTLKKAGNVVMGQSNKKNSQLAEYMVEPNPKAPMTTDFGTKIENTDDWLRVTTDDKTGPMLLEDAVAREKIHRFDHERIPERVVHARGAGAFGTFRLFESAADVSNAGILTDTSRETPVFLRFSTVLGSRGSADTVRDVRGFAIKFYTEEGNWDLVGNNIPVFFIQDAMKFPDVIHAGKPEPQLEFPQAQSAHDNFWDFQYLHTEATHMFCWAMSDRTIPRSYRMMQGFGVNTYTLTNDKGERHFVKFHFTPELGVHSLVWDEALKLAGQDPDFHRKDLAEAIENGAYPKWKFGIQVLPESKEHDFDFDILDATKVWPEEQIPIRYIGELELNRNPDEYFTQTEQVAFCTSHVVPGIGFSDDPLLQGRNFSYFDTQITRLGINWQELPINKPVCPVMNFNRDGQHRQTISKGNVNYWPNRHEAVPPANHSKVSGAYVDFAQKVEGIKQRTKSAKFKEHFSQAQLFYNSLSPIEKMHATNAFAFELDHCEDPIVYERMSQRLADIDLDLAQAVAEMVGATKPEKAGRPNHGNKAKGLSQLEFVPETPTIKSRRVAIIIADGYDPVAFGAAKAAVAASMAIPMVIGTRRSEIFPAGASKTPGEGVVPAHHLEGFRSTMVDAIFVPGGEESIKTLTKNGRAVHWVREAFGHLKAIAGTGEAVDFIRTAITLPEVTLSSGSNVESSYGVVTMRSFSPDSLKETVEIVKNGTGFLEQFFLTIAQHRVWARELDGLSTQLAY, encoded by the exons ATGGCAAGCATTGTTCCCGACACCCTAAAGAAAGCAGGAAACGTAGTCATGGGTCAATCAAACAAGAAGAACTCTCAGCTCGCTGAGTACATGGTCGAGCCTAACCCCAAGGCTCCCATGACCACCGACTTTGGCACCAAGATCGAGAACACGGACGACTGGTTGAGAGTCACTACTGATGACAAGACCGGTCCTATGCTTCTCGAGGATGCCGTTGCGAGAGAAAAG ATCCACCGATTCGACCACGAGAGAATTCCCGAGAGAGTCGTCCATGCCAGAGGTGCCGGTGCTTTCGGTACCTTTAGACTCTTCGAGAGTGCCGCAGATGTGAGCAATGCTGGCATCTTGACCGACACTTCGCGCGAGACCCCTGTGTTCCTCCGGTTTTCCACCGTTCTCGGTAGCAGAGGCAGCGCCGACACCGTTCGCGATGTCCGCGGATTCGCCATCAAGTTCTACACGGAGGAGGGCAACTGGGACCTCGTTGGAAACAACATTcccgtcttcttcatccagGACGCCATGAAGTTCCCCGATGTCATCCACGCAG GCAAGCCTGAACCTCAACTCGAATTCCCCCAGGCTCAGTCCGCACACGACAACTTTTGGGACTTCCAGTACCTGCACACTGAGGCCACCCACATGTTCTGCTGGGCTATGTCCGACCGTACCATCCCCCGCTCCTACAGAATGATGCAAGGCTTCGGCGTCAACACGTACACCCTTACCAACGACAAAGGCGAACGCCACTTTGTCAAGTTTCACTTCACCCCTGAGCTCGGTGTCCACTCTCTCGTGTGGGACGAGGCTCTGAAGCTCGCCGGCCAGGATCCCGACTTCCACCGAAAGGActtggccgaggccatcgagaacGGCGCCTATCCCAAGTGGAAGTTCGGCATCCAGGTCCTTCCCGAGTCCAAGGAGCATGACTTCGACTTCGACATTCTCGACGCCACCAAGGTCTGGCCTGAGGAGCAGATTCCCATCCGCTAcatcggcgagctggagTTGAACAGAAACCCCGACGAGTACTTCACCCAGACCGAACAGGTCGCCTTCTGCACCAGCCACGTCGTTCCTGGCATCGGCTTTTCCGACGACCCTCTCCTTCAGGGCCGCAACTTTTCTTACTTTGATACCCAAATCACTCGCCTCGGCATCAACTGGCAGGAACTTCCCATCAACAAGCCTGTATGCCCCGTCATGAACTTCAACCGCGATGGCCAGCATCGCCAGACCATTTCCAAGGGCAACGTCAACTACTGGCCCAACCGCCACGAGGCCGTCCCCCCCGCCAACCACTCCAAGGTCTCTGGTGCCTACGTCGACTTCGCCCAAAAGGTGGAAGGAATAAAGCAGCGCACCAAGAGCGCCAAGTTCAAGGAGCACTTCAGCCAGGCCCAGCTCTTCTACAACAGTCTGTCTCCCATCGAGAAGATGCACGCAACAAACGCCTTCGCTTTCGAGCTCGACCACTGCGAGGACCCCATTGTCTATGAGCGCATGTCGCAGCGCCTTGCTGACATTGACCTTGACTTGGCGCAGGCTGTTGCCGAGATGGTTGGAGCCACCAAGCCTGAGAAGGCCGGTCGTCCCAACCACGGCAACAAGGCCAAGGGACTCAGCCAGCTGGAGTTTGTGCCCGAGACGCCCACCATCAAGTCCCGTCGTGTTGCCATCATTATTGCCGATGGCTACGATCCTGTTGCCTTCGGTGCTGCCAAGGCTGCCGTCGCAGCTTCCATGGCCATCCCCATGGTAATTGGCACTCGGCGTTCGGAGATCTTCCCCGCTGGAGCATCCAAGACGCCTGGCGAGGGTGTTGTGCCCGCCCACCATCTCGAGGGTTTTAGGTCTACGATGGTTGACGCGATCTTTgtccccggcggcgaggaatCCATCAAGACGCTCACCAAGAACGGCAGAGCTGTGCACTGGGTCCGGGAGGCGTTTGGTCATCTCAAGGCCATTGCTGGCACCGGTGAGGCTGTCGACTTCATCCGTACCGCCATCACTCTTCCCGAGGTTACTCTGTCCAGCGGTAGCAATGTTGAATCGAGCTATGGCGTTGTAACGATGAGGTCATTCTCACCCGATAGCCTGAAGGAAACAGTCGAGATTGTCAAGAACGGCACGGGATTCTTGGAGCAGTTCTTCCTGACTATCGCACAGCATCGCGTGTGGGCTCGTGAGCTCGACGGTCTGAGCACTCAGCTGGCGTACTGA